From the Limanda limanda chromosome 2, fLimLim1.1, whole genome shotgun sequence genome, one window contains:
- the LOC133021755 gene encoding synaptogyrin-3-like: protein MEPAGAYGAGRAGSISFDPVAFFTHPRTILRLMSWVFSVVVFSCIVNEGYINIGSERLLCVFNNNADACNYGVTVGVACFLGSICFLILDVYFPSISNIRDRRRAVLLDLVFSGLASFLWFVGFCFLANQWQATSPDELPLAQGSDAARATITFCFFSILSWTVLTLSALRRFLTGSKTNLFTWQHLETAPGNARATPYPIANGATIVTTNPYQAPPFTETLDPQKLTQQRPMAPAF from the exons ATGGAGCCAGCGGGCGCGTACGGCGCCGGGAGGGCCGGCAGCATCTCCTTCGACCCGGTCGCTTTCTTCACGCATCCCCGGACCATCCTCAGGCTGATGTCGTGG GTTTTCTCCGTGGTGGTGTTCAGCTGCATCGTTAACGAGGGCTACATCAACATCGGCAGCGAGCGTCTGCTCTGCGTCTTCAACAACAACGCCGACGCCTGTAACTATGGCGTCACGGTGGGCGTGGCCTGTTTCCTAGGCAGCATCTGTTTCCTGATCCTGGACGTTTACTTTCCCTCCATCAGCAACATCCGGGACAGAAGACGTGCCGTCCTGCTGGACCTCGTCTTCTCCG GCCTGGCCAGCTTCCTGTGGTTCGTTGGCTTCTGTTTTCTGGCCAATCAGTGGCAGGCGACCTCTCCAGACGAGCTGCCATTGGCCCAGGGCTCCGACGCCGCCAGAGCAACCATcactttctgcttcttctccatcctctcctgg ACTGTGCTGACGCTGAGCGCACTGCGACGCTTCCTGACTGGCAGCAAAACAAACCTGTTCACATGGCAACACCTGGAGACCGCCCCCGGCAATGCTCGAGCTACACCGTATCCCATCGCCAACGGTGCTACCATAGTAACCACCAACCCCTATCAAGCCCCGCCCTTCACTGAGACCCTGGACCCgcagaaactcacacagcagAGACCGATGGCTCCCGCCTTCTAG